From the genome of Streptomyces sp. NBC_00659, one region includes:
- a CDS encoding PIN domain-containing protein yields the protein MAFVAVYDANVLYPSTLRDVLIRVAQAGLVQAKWTDQILDETFRNLKKNRPDLDEKKLDRTRELMSGAIRDVLVKGHEPLTDILDLPDPDDRHVLAAAIKAKAQVIVTSNLKDFPADKLSVWNVQAVHPDAFVEAQVDLSPRLVYGVLTQIADAWENPPNAVVADVIGSLEREGLVASAAALRALT from the coding sequence ATGGCTTTCGTCGCCGTCTACGACGCCAACGTCCTGTATCCGAGTACCTTGCGTGACGTTCTCATTCGCGTGGCGCAGGCAGGGCTTGTACAGGCGAAGTGGACGGACCAGATCCTCGATGAGACCTTCCGCAATCTAAAGAAGAATCGGCCGGACCTGGATGAGAAGAAATTAGATCGTACGCGGGAGCTGATGTCAGGGGCGATCCGGGATGTGCTGGTCAAGGGGCACGAACCGTTGACCGACATACTCGATCTGCCGGACCCCGACGACCGGCACGTCCTGGCCGCTGCCATCAAAGCAAAAGCACAGGTGATCGTCACTTCCAACCTGAAGGACTTCCCTGCCGACAAGCTGTCTGTGTGGAACGTGCAGGCCGTCCATCCAGACGCCTTCGTCGAGGCGCAGGTCGATCTCTCCCCCAGGCTGGTATACGGGGTGCTTACGCAGATAGCGGATGCTTGGGAGAACCCGCCGAACGCAGTGGTCGCGGACGTGATCGGTTCACTGGAGCGAGAAGGCCTGGTGGCGTCAGCAGCCGCGCTGCGAGCCTTGACCTAG
- a CDS encoding helix-turn-helix domain-containing protein, with the protein MTKTDIRPVKLPDDKQETANHALTRVRAYLTEHQEASQITVTVQDGGDREPLALPREAVELLASLLAHLGAGRAVSVVPSDAELTTQQAADMLNVSRPFLIGLLDADEIEYRTVGTHRRITASSLLEYQRRDDHRRRGVADELTQLGQEMGMI; encoded by the coding sequence ATGACCAAGACTGACATTCGTCCGGTCAAGCTCCCGGACGACAAACAAGAGACTGCGAACCATGCCCTCACCAGGGTCCGGGCCTACCTGACAGAGCACCAGGAGGCTTCCCAGATCACTGTCACTGTTCAAGACGGAGGCGATCGTGAGCCCTTGGCTCTCCCTCGCGAGGCCGTAGAGCTCCTCGCTTCACTCCTGGCACACCTTGGCGCCGGCCGGGCCGTGTCAGTCGTTCCGTCCGACGCCGAGCTCACCACTCAGCAAGCAGCCGACATGCTCAACGTGTCCCGACCCTTCCTCATCGGCCTCTTGGATGCCGATGAGATTGAATACCGGACCGTTGGCACACACCGCAGAATCACCGCGTCGTCTCTATTGGAGTACCAGCGCAGGGACGACCACCGTCGCCGAGGTGTGGCTGATGAGCTCACCCAGCTCGGCCAGGAGATGGGAATGATCTAG
- a CDS encoding beta family protein, whose product MLVVYVPILKGKAGEFLALGHASVEVQAQLRPVMEIVPDLELRDLLETFCEHAMDNVPDGMVLTVDCGALPPVRVLKGDVGGPVTRVGESLGLRGVAMSPVFRCSDPDDVLGEVAGVAAAHQQGACLRISTAADLGESLPSEDRVRDLLRAVQLAPGEVDLLVDAGPVYSDRTREVLAEETTEALKHLSPWPWRRLCVAAGAFPVNLTGFKRGQATPVVREDARLWAKVVEKWHGPQPDFGDFGVTYPRILPKSRGTPDPNMRYTTAADWQVFVYPRIRQGNDDFFTLSQDLVNSPHWPVAGAATSWGDARLQECAQRRRQKAGGGTEWRAWATSHHLAVVVSQLTATGHPED is encoded by the coding sequence GTGCTGGTGGTCTACGTTCCGATTTTGAAGGGCAAAGCGGGCGAGTTTCTGGCGTTGGGCCACGCCTCGGTGGAGGTGCAGGCTCAGCTCCGCCCAGTGATGGAGATCGTGCCGGACTTGGAGCTCCGAGATTTGCTGGAGACCTTCTGCGAGCACGCCATGGACAACGTTCCGGACGGCATGGTCCTCACGGTTGACTGTGGCGCACTGCCACCCGTCCGCGTGCTCAAGGGAGACGTCGGTGGGCCTGTAACACGAGTTGGTGAGTCTTTGGGGCTACGTGGTGTTGCTATGTCCCCAGTCTTCAGGTGTTCCGACCCTGATGACGTGTTGGGAGAGGTGGCAGGGGTGGCCGCGGCCCACCAACAGGGAGCATGCCTGCGGATCTCTACAGCCGCTGATCTCGGCGAATCGCTACCCAGCGAGGATCGGGTGCGCGATTTGCTTCGTGCAGTGCAGCTGGCCCCTGGGGAGGTCGACTTGCTGGTTGACGCCGGTCCGGTGTACTCGGACCGGACTAGGGAGGTTCTGGCGGAAGAGACCACCGAAGCCCTGAAACATCTCTCGCCCTGGCCCTGGAGACGCCTCTGCGTGGCGGCCGGCGCTTTCCCTGTAAACCTGACAGGCTTCAAACGAGGCCAGGCCACGCCGGTCGTTAGGGAAGATGCCCGGCTCTGGGCGAAGGTCGTCGAGAAGTGGCACGGCCCGCAACCTGACTTCGGGGACTTCGGGGTGACGTACCCCCGCATCCTGCCCAAGAGCCGCGGGACCCCGGACCCCAACATGCGCTACACCACGGCGGCCGACTGGCAGGTCTTCGTGTATCCGCGGATTCGGCAAGGCAACGACGACTTCTTCACACTCAGTCAGGACCTCGTCAATTCACCTCACTGGCCTGTCGCGGGAGCTGCCACGTCCTGGGGCGACGCGCGCCTTCAGGAGTGCGCCCAACGCAGGCGCCAGAAGGCGGGAGGAGGTACTGAGTGGCGCGCCTGGGCAACATCGCACCATCTAGCTGTCGTGGTGTCTCAACTGACGGCCACCGGGCACCCCGAGGACTGA
- a CDS encoding VanZ family protein produces MLEASISAVPGLITAFLIFGALFALPTVFLLKARAKPWRLPTALAVYVAGILSVTMLPGSAGLEAAQCDMGAPIHLFTDESALLNVALFAPGAFLAVLALRRPVTVAAAFACLSGAVELIQSLGHLGRSCTLTDLTANATGSVLGVGAGTLWCLVHRTPVYRPKRDVAWGVSVLILGGGLCAALFLTQIESVDVVAKDDARQRRVDVAIDANEWLSTAAKATFGTDTEIVSSSVKFIGDKQKVTAETNRGSIAGWWPEKHLETAWAKDNRGDKGTASQKDAVATADRFARKWFPDSVDGSTQKVRVLGEGPTRAYMVTYRRYKDGVLMPMRLDITITTAKRILGFNARTLADPKLPSITVDEEKARELAHDATGKATESTLLLAQQIAGAWRHQAPSKRASAPASPEVTCPSRRHHSVLGVPGGRQLRHHDS; encoded by the coding sequence GTGCTCGAAGCGTCAATCTCCGCCGTGCCGGGCCTAATAACAGCCTTCCTGATCTTCGGTGCACTATTCGCCCTGCCCACGGTTTTCCTGCTGAAAGCCCGCGCCAAGCCGTGGCGACTGCCGACCGCCCTCGCCGTATACGTGGCCGGCATCCTTTCCGTTACCATGCTGCCTGGCAGTGCTGGCCTGGAGGCCGCGCAGTGCGATATGGGCGCGCCGATCCATCTGTTCACCGACGAAAGCGCACTGCTGAATGTCGCGCTTTTCGCTCCCGGCGCCTTCCTCGCTGTTCTCGCCCTGCGGCGCCCGGTGACTGTCGCAGCCGCCTTCGCGTGCCTCAGCGGAGCCGTTGAACTCATCCAGTCGCTGGGGCATCTGGGACGTTCATGCACCCTGACGGATCTCACGGCAAATGCGACGGGATCGGTCCTTGGGGTGGGTGCCGGGACACTCTGGTGCCTGGTTCACCGAACCCCCGTATATCGCCCCAAGCGAGACGTTGCGTGGGGGGTATCCGTTCTCATTCTCGGCGGCGGCTTGTGTGCGGCCCTGTTCTTGACCCAAATTGAGTCAGTCGACGTCGTTGCCAAGGACGATGCTCGGCAGCGGCGCGTCGACGTGGCGATCGACGCAAACGAGTGGCTCTCCACGGCAGCGAAAGCAACCTTCGGCACCGACACTGAAATCGTCAGTAGCAGTGTGAAATTCATCGGCGACAAGCAGAAGGTCACCGCTGAGACTAATCGCGGGAGTATCGCGGGATGGTGGCCCGAGAAGCACCTCGAAACTGCCTGGGCGAAAGACAATCGCGGCGACAAGGGAACCGCAAGCCAGAAGGATGCGGTAGCCACGGCCGATCGATTCGCCCGGAAATGGTTCCCTGACAGTGTCGACGGAAGTACGCAAAAGGTGCGCGTGCTGGGTGAAGGTCCGACTCGCGCCTACATGGTGACGTACCGGCGGTACAAGGACGGCGTACTGATGCCAATGCGCCTGGACATCACCATTACTACCGCGAAGCGCATCCTCGGCTTCAACGCTCGAACGTTGGCAGACCCAAAACTTCCTAGCATCACCGTGGACGAGGAGAAGGCGCGTGAACTCGCACACGACGCTACTGGGAAGGCCACCGAATCCACGCTGCTCCTGGCGCAGCAGATAGCAGGCGCGTGGCGGCACCAGGCGCCTTCTAAGCGCGCGTCCGCACCTGCAAGTCCCGAAGTCACGTGTCCGTCACGCCGGCACCATTCAGTCCTCGGGGTGCCCGGTGGCCGTCAGTTGAGACACCACGACAGCTAG
- a CDS encoding helix-turn-helix transcriptional regulator — protein sequence MSARALEERLTIAEVITDLKVAPSTFYRWRQLGKGPRSIKLPNGDVRIRRSEYERWLAEREDAA from the coding sequence ATGAGCGCCCGCGCGTTGGAAGAGAGGTTGACCATCGCCGAGGTCATCACTGATCTGAAGGTGGCTCCGTCGACCTTCTACCGGTGGCGTCAACTCGGGAAGGGCCCGCGCTCGATCAAGCTGCCGAACGGCGACGTACGCATCCGCAGGTCGGAATACGAGCGGTGGCTTGCGGAGCGGGAGGACGCCGCGTGA
- a CDS encoding tyrosine-type recombinase/integrase — MSTTEDTPALRPHGEARPGYSLDVRLWKATKVDRKARPYQLRWVVGGKVSSATFATSALAESRRSELRQAMRRGEAFEIASGQPESEVRAAATAAEAEPSLRWFEFCRKYVAGRWRMSAAKTREGMADALAAVALAMVKRGDDAPDDKHLRLAFRWGIVPANAREDPPAELKAAYEWLTTQDRPVVDLVDVEVFEDVVYRLSYRLDGTPAAGETHRRRRRALNTALEHAVAAKELPENPLQRARGKRVGSGGVVDRRVLVNAVQGRQLLAAVSYVGSWDRSRGRRLVAFYAVMYYAGLRPAEAVGLRLPDCHLSEEGWGTLTLRETRPVSGKQWTDSGERHDRRGLKARESDTDRPVPIPPVLVAILRTHLKMFGTAKEGRVFGNERGGVVGSSTYWRVWEEARLFALPPDRVESPLAGRPYDLRHACITRWLNAGVPIAEVARRVGNSPEVIHRRYHGCIDGHEEAANAKISRVLEEEGDAP; from the coding sequence GTGAGCACGACCGAAGACACCCCGGCTCTCCGCCCCCACGGGGAGGCCCGGCCGGGGTACTCCCTCGACGTCCGGCTGTGGAAGGCCACGAAGGTCGACCGCAAGGCGCGTCCGTACCAACTCCGCTGGGTCGTGGGCGGGAAGGTGAGCAGCGCGACGTTCGCCACGTCGGCACTTGCCGAGAGCCGACGCTCGGAACTCCGACAGGCCATGCGTCGAGGCGAAGCGTTCGAGATCGCGAGCGGACAGCCCGAGTCCGAAGTCCGTGCGGCGGCGACGGCGGCTGAGGCCGAGCCGTCGTTGCGGTGGTTCGAGTTCTGCCGGAAGTACGTTGCCGGGCGGTGGCGTATGAGCGCCGCGAAGACGCGTGAAGGCATGGCGGACGCGCTCGCCGCCGTGGCGCTGGCCATGGTGAAGCGCGGGGACGACGCCCCTGACGACAAGCACCTGCGGCTGGCATTCCGGTGGGGGATCGTCCCCGCGAACGCGAGGGAGGATCCGCCGGCTGAGCTGAAAGCCGCGTACGAGTGGCTCACGACGCAGGACCGGCCGGTTGTCGACCTGGTGGACGTCGAGGTGTTCGAGGACGTGGTCTACCGCCTCAGCTACCGGCTGGACGGCACCCCGGCGGCGGGGGAGACCCACAGACGGCGGCGCCGCGCCCTGAACACGGCCCTCGAACACGCAGTCGCCGCCAAGGAACTCCCCGAGAACCCGCTCCAACGAGCCCGCGGGAAGCGCGTGGGTTCCGGTGGGGTGGTGGACCGCCGTGTGCTCGTGAACGCCGTACAGGGGCGCCAGTTGCTCGCCGCCGTCTCCTACGTCGGCTCGTGGGACCGCAGTCGCGGGCGCCGCCTGGTGGCGTTCTACGCGGTCATGTACTACGCAGGGTTAAGGCCCGCTGAGGCAGTTGGGCTGAGGCTCCCTGACTGTCACCTATCGGAGGAGGGTTGGGGCACGCTGACGCTGCGGGAGACGCGCCCTGTATCGGGCAAGCAGTGGACCGACTCCGGGGAGCGGCACGACCGCCGGGGCTTGAAGGCTCGCGAGTCCGACACCGACCGCCCAGTCCCCATCCCGCCCGTCCTGGTCGCCATCCTCCGGACCCACCTGAAGATGTTCGGGACCGCCAAGGAAGGGCGCGTGTTCGGGAATGAGCGCGGGGGAGTCGTCGGCTCATCCACGTACTGGCGCGTGTGGGAGGAGGCGCGGTTGTTCGCACTCCCGCCGGACCGCGTCGAATCGCCGCTCGCCGGACGCCCGTACGACCTGCGTCACGCCTGCATCACGCGATGGCTTAACGCAGGGGTCCCAATCGCCGAGGTAGCACGGCGGGTCGGCAATTCCCCAGAGGTGATCCACCGCCGATACCACGGCTGTATCGACGGGCACGAGGAAGCCGCCAACGCGAAGATCTCGAGGGTTCTAGAGGAGGAGGGAGACGCCCCCTAA